GTTCTTGAGTTAAATTATCAAAGTTGGTTGTTAGTTCATCAAATTTCTTGCGATTTATTTCAGCTGTTTGAGTGTTCAAGATTTCATCAGTTCAATTATTTGAAAGTTGTTCTTCTAAAACTATCTCACGAACCTTTGTTTCTAAGGGAGCTGATGGTCTTACTTGCATATTAACTGTTTCTATTGTAATTGATCCAGATTCTTGATCTGCAATTTCCATAGTCATGGTTTGAGCATTTTCATAAATATCTTGGTCTCGGGAATCATATTTTGGCTGATTGTATTTAGGGTTTTCAGTAATAACATCTTTTAAAGATTTTCCAATGCTTTTAACGCTGTGGATGTTTTTGACTTCTTGTTCATTAAAAATATCAAAAATTATATCCCCATTAGTAACAATTAGAGATTCTAAAATATTAATGTTTTTAATAACCCCATTAACATGAGCTACAACATCAAAAGTTTCTAGTTGGGTAGAAATTTTAGCGATAACTTGGCCTTTTTTTACAATTTCCCCGTCTAAAACATAAACTTTTTCAACTATACCCTTTAAATTACTTTCTGTTTTAAATTTTATTCTATTCATTTTAAAGCCCTTCTTTAAACATCAAGTTAATTTTACTACATTTATGCCTTTTTTTGAAATAATAAGAAACAGAAATTTTTAAATGTTTTTAAGGTAATTTTTCATTTCCTCTATTGATCTTTGATGGAAGGCCAAGTTTTTCTCTTCTCGATCTGAGAAGACATTTTCTAAGGTTGGCAATATCCCCAAATTGGCTTTCATCGGCTTTAGTTTTTTGTGTTGGGAATTTGTAATATATTCTACCAAAGCTCCTAAGACTGTTTCTTTTGGCAAGGGTTGAAATTTTTGCTTTTTAATAAATTTATCAACACTCAAAGCAACGATCAAACCAGTTGCAGCTGATTCTAAATAACCCTCAACACCAGTAATTTGGCCAGCAAAAAAGAGGTTTTTCTTTCTCATAACTTGTAGTCCTGAATTTAGTATTTTGGGAGAGTTAATATAATTGTTTTTATGCATTACTCCGTAGCGCAAGATTTCAGCGTTTTGCAAACCTGGAAGCTTTTGTAAAATTCTTTTTTGTTCGCCTCATTTTAAATTAGTTTGGAAACCAACAATATTATAAAGCGAATCAATAGCATCATCTTGTCTTAATTGAACCACCGCGTACGGAGTTGAATTGGTTTTGGGATTAATTAATTTATTTGAACTCATGGGTCCATTCAATAAATTTTTACGCCCTTTTTTGGCTAACACCTCAATTGGTTGACACCCTTGAAAGAAAATAGCTTTTTCAAATTCCTTAATTTCAACCACTTCACCAGCTAGAAGCTCTTGGTATCAATTTTCAAATTCTTGCTCACTTAAAGGAACACAAATGTATTCTCCGTTATTTTTTTGGTGTCTTGAAGACCAATAAACATTTGAAAAATCAATTGAATCTTTGGCAACAATTGGAGCTGAAGCATCTAAAAAGAATAGCTTATTTTTACCAGTAATTTGAGATATTTGTTCTTGTAATTTTTGGGTAGTTAAAGGTCCTGAAGCTATAATGGTAATATCTTCATCATTTATTTCAAAGAACTCTTCTTCAATAACTGTAATATTGGGATTGTTATAGATTGACTCTGTAATTCGTTGAGAAAAACTTTCACGATCAACTGCAAGCGCGTCATCGCTGGGAATTTCAGCTTCATATGCTGTTTTTAGAATTAA
This Spiroplasma endosymbiont of Panorpa germanica DNA region includes the following protein-coding sequences:
- the trmFO gene encoding methylenetetrahydrofolate--tRNA-(uracil(54)-C(5))-methyltransferase (FADH(2)-oxidizing) TrmFO: MMAKIKIIGAGLAGCEAAFQLANKGYCVEIYESKKVNPNPVQKSQNLGELVCSNTFRSKSIKNAVGILKEEMQMLDSLILKTAYEAEIPSDDALAVDRESFSQRITESIYNNPNITVIEEEFFEINDEDITIIASGPLTTQKLQEQISQITGKNKLFFLDASAPIVAKDSIDFSNVYWSSRHQKNNGEYICVPLSEQEFENWYQELLAGEVVEIKEFEKAIFFQGCQPIEVLAKKGRKNLLNGPMSSNKLINPKTNSTPYAVVQLRQDDAIDSLYNIVGFQTNLKWGEQKRILQKLPGLQNAEILRYGVMHKNNYINSPKILNSGLQVMRKKNLFFAGQITGVEGYLESAATGLIVALSVDKFIKKQKFQPLPKETVLGALVEYITNSQHKKLKPMKANLGILPTLENVFSDREEKNLAFHQRSIEEMKNYLKNI